The Patescibacteria group bacterium sequence TTAAAAAATATAATATAGATAGCTGTTTAATTTTCAAAACAAAATCTTAGGTATTTTATTTTTTGTTAAAATAAGCTATTATTATATAAAATCATGCCTGATTGGGATAAAATTTACAAAGAATACTTCTCCAATGGAAAAAATTGGAGAGATATAAATGACGGGGTAATTCCGCAATGTTTTATAAATGGGATTAATCCTACTTTTAAAAAGCTTTTAAAGAACACAAAATTTAGAAAAAAATATGCTTTTGATATTGGTTGTGGTTATGGTAAATATTTAGTTTATTTAGCTTCCAAAGACTTCAATACAGATGGAATTGACGCCAGCAGCACATCTGTAAAAATGACAAAAAAAATCTTGGGTGACAAATCAGCTACAATAAAAAAAGCTGACATGTTTAATATGAAAATAATCAAAAACAAATATGATCTTATATTATCTGTTTCAACTATCAATCATGGCTATAAAAAAGACGTAGA is a genomic window containing:
- a CDS encoding class I SAM-dependent methyltransferase, which produces MPDWDKIYKEYFSNGKNWRDINDGVIPQCFINGINPTFKKLLKNTKFRKKYAFDIGCGYGKYLVYLASKDFNTDGIDASSTSVKMTKKILGDKSATIKKADMFNMKIIKNKYDLILSVSTINHGYKKDVDKLIKEIYQSLLPRGKTFITIPDKKCIKNWQTFKKHKIIDQNTVTPLIGPEKGIIHSFYTKKEILEMFKNFSKIKMETDVSGQWVITATK